The Prunus persica cultivar Lovell chromosome G8, Prunus_persica_NCBIv2, whole genome shotgun sequence genome includes a region encoding these proteins:
- the LOC18766171 gene encoding protein ALP1-like codes for MESSTLLALLSSISQLILLLLLSPNSTNSSSSCAHVFPIAHSFLSSHEMAATLSLLTLSRKRKRTHFSERDSEPTDHDKDQELGGGDSVQLGLTRSPDSFRNCFRMTYSTFEWLCGLLEPLLECRDPVGLPLNLSAELRLGIGLFRLSTGSSYPEISKQFGVSEPVARFCAKQLCRVLCTNYRFWIEFPNPNELASVSAAFGSQTGLPNCCGVIDCTRFKTVKNGGFHEESIAAQIMVDSSSRILSIVAGFRGNKGDSRVLKSSTLYKDIEAGRLLNSPPVNVDGVAVNQYLIGDEGYPLLPWLMVPFVDAAKGSNEEHFNAAHNLMRLSALRTIVSLKSWGILSRPIQEEFKMAVAYIGACSILHNGLLRREDFSAMCDVDDYSLYDQSSQYYRDTSLEENSIERKASVIRTALAAKAKEFQNTQV; via the coding sequence ATGGAATCGTCCACACTTCTAGCTTTACTCTCCTCCATCTCGCAactcatcctcctcctcctcctttctCCCAATTCCACCAATTCATCCAGTTCCTGCGCACATGTTTTCCCAATCGCCCACAGCTTCCTCTCTTCCCACGAAATGGCCGCCACCCTTTCCCTCCTCACCCTTTCAAGGAAACGAAAGCGAACCCATTTCTCAGAACGAGATTCGGAGCCCACTGACCATGACAAGGACCAAGAACTCGGTGGCGGCGACTCGGTCCAACTGGGTTTGACTCGCAGTCCCGACTCGTTCAGAAACTGCTTCAGAATGACCTACTCTACCTTCGAATGGCTCTGTGGTTTACTCGAGCCGCTGCTCGAGTGTCGTGACCCAGTTGGGTTGCCGCTCAATCTCTCCGCCGAGCTTCGTCTCGGTATCGGCCTGTTTCGGCTGTCCACCGGTTCCAGCTACCCCGAAATCTCGAAGCAATTCGGGGTTTCGGAGCCCGTGGCAAGGTTCTGTGCCAAGCAATTGTGCCGAGTTCTTTGCACCAATTACCGTTTCTGGATTGAATTTCCCAACCCAAATGAGCTTGCCTCTGTATCGGCGGCTTTCGGAAGCCAAACTGGGTTGCCCAATTGCTGTGGTGTGATTGATTGTACAAGGTTTAAGACTGTTAAAAATGGTGGCTTTCACGAGGAGAGCATTGCTGCCCAAATCATGGTCGATTCTTCATCGCGAATTCTCAGCATTGTTGCCGGGTTTCGTGGCAACAAGGGTGATTCAAGAGTATTAAAGTCGTCAACTTTGTACAAGGATATTGAAGCAGGGAGGTTATTGAATTCTCCTCCAGTTAATGTAGATGGGGTGGCTGTAAATCAGTACTTAATTGGAGATGAAGGGTACCCTTTACTTCCTTGGCTTATGGTCCCTTTTGTTGATGCTGCGAAGGGCTCAAATGAAGAGCATTTCAATGCAGCACACAATCTGATGCGCCTTTCGGCGCTTAGGACCATTGTTAGTTTGAAGAGTTGGGGTATTTTGAGCCGGCCAATACAAGAGGAGTTCAAGATGGCAGTTGCTTATATTGGTGCTTGTTCTATACTGCATAATGGTTTGCTAAGGAGGGAGGACTTTTCTGCTATGTGTGATGTGGATGATTACTCTTTGTACGATCAGAGCTCTCAGTATTATAGGGATACTAGTTTGGAGGAGAATTCAATTGAGAGGAAGGCTTCTGTAATACGAACTGCATTGGccgcaaaagcaaaagagtTTCAAAACACACAAGTTTGA
- the LOC18768154 gene encoding E3 ubiquitin-protein ligase MBR2 has protein sequence MQGQGSSIDTFPEITEVGLGSISNSTGMSQQTSLNNMLNPVETRLSSFMVTSGEMTCLNATSHDSQTLTGSGGPSSRLNIENPVDDDGMKMEQGWSSSYSACPVIGQNSEERRVEQNNILFPGRAISGNQTQGGPSFSQGSSSNYIPQNADLNAGYVGSSGNCEHGMEANAEPNLYKSSGLETEQTSSGSGSPDIVGTSSGSSDYVVGESDGNPGSSFGNWGSSCKRKALEGTSGQAYPGGSSSSFPQAENGAWNTGPARYNPSSNLSLSTPLRNSPSGSPSEQQNSRSRVGLRLGASDTLTSLGVTGNAESPLRQFFARGVCTGPQQESAPSNLSSQGRSTTVAATNSGGPQSQFPAIHMSGSSGNLLPLPWNGASSSRVGSLSSSLMSGYRGAELREEANLRSIPRNNVEHSTFATATDMRNSAQDPTGWSLAPGDISTSIGAPSSSRIGSSSGIRSLPNPAWIPLNNPPTENHQRVTEFSPWSLFPSSDSQPGGHSHYNPVPPRASASSQDSGSSSGSNNQGRHLPYPRSAFSVDRQGDDVLNMPHSLRALAADIEGRRRLISEIRQVLNAMRRGENLRAEDYMLFDPFIYHGMAEMHDRHRDMRLDVDNMSYEELLALEERIGDVSTGLSEETIVKLMKQRKFLSVTAESSADMEPCCVCQEEYNDEDDIGTLDCGHDFHTKCIKQWLMQKNLCPICKTTALLT, from the exons ATGCAAGGTCAAGGGAGTAGTATTGATACTTTCCCAGAAATCACAGAAGTTGGGCTGGGATCCATTTCCAACAGCACTGGTATGAGTCAGCAGACTTCTCTGAATAATATGCTAAATCCTGTAGAAACCCGGTTGTCAAGTTTTATGGTGACGTCTGGTGAGATGACATGTTTAAATGCCACTAGTCATGACTCCCAGACCTTGACTGGTTCAGGTGGACCTAGCTCTAGATTGAATATTGAAAACCCAGTTGATGATGATGGGATGAAAATGGAACAAGGTTGGTCATCTTCATATAGTGCTTGTCCTGTGATTGGTCAAAATTCAGAAGAAAGACGAGTTGAACAAAATAATATCCTTTTCCCTGGGCGAGCTATCAGTGGCAATCAGACTCAAGGTGGGCCTTCTTTTTCTCAGGGTTCTAGCTCTAATTATATCCCTCAGAATGCAGATCTAAATGCTGGATATGTGGGAAGTAGCGGTAATTGTGAGCATGGTATGGAAGCTAATGCAGAACCTAATCTCTACAAGTCAAGTGGATTAGAAACAGAACAGACATCTTCTGGAAGTGGTTCACCTGATATTGTTGGGACTTCATCAGGAAGCTCTGATTATGTGGTTGGGGAAAGTGATGGTAATCCAGGCTCTTCTTTCGGAAATTGGGGTTCATCCTGCAAGCGAAAGGCCCTTGAGGGTACTTCTGGCCAGGCTTATCCTGGTGGGAGTTCTAGCTCCTTTCCACAAGCTGAAAATGGTGCTTGGAATACTGGTCCTGCTCGTTATAATCCTTCTAGTAATTTAAGTTTATCGACACCCTTGCGTAATTCCCCTAGCGGTAGTCCGTCAGAACAGCAGAACTCAAGATCGAGGGTTGGTTTGAGACTTGGAGCATCTGATACCTTAACTTCATTAGGTGTTACGGGCAATGCAGAAAGCCCACTGAGACAATTTTTTGCTAGGGGGGTTTGTACTGGGCCTCAGCAAGAATCTGCACCGTCTAATTTATCATCACAAGGGAGATCAACAACTGTAGCTGCAACAAATTCGGGTGGTCCCCAAAGCCAGTTTCCTGCTATACATATGAGCGGTTCGTCTGGAAACCTGCTTCCTTTACCTTGGAATGGTGCTTCCAGTTCAAGAGTGGGCAGCTTATCAAGTTCTCTTATGTCTGGATATAGAGGTGCTGAGCTAAGAGAAGAAGCAAACTTAAGAAGCATTCCCAGAAACAATGTGGAGCATTCCACATTCGCAACTGCCACTGATATGAGAAATTCAGCACAGGATCCAACAGGTTGGAGTTTGGCACCTGGAGACATAAGCACTTCTATAGGTGCGCCTTCCTCTTCAAGAATTGGCTCTAGTTCTGGCATTCGTTCTTTGCCTAATCCTGCATGGATCCCTCTCAACAACCCTCCAACCGAAAATCATCAAAGAGTAACAGAATTTTCTCCTTGGTCTTTGTTTCCATCTTCTGATTCTCAACCTGGAGGTCATAGTCATTATAACCCAGTACCTCCAAGAGCTTCTGCTTCCTCTCAGGATTCAGGAAGTTCTTCTGGATCTAATAACCAGGGTCGTCATCTACCATATCCTAGGTCAGCATTCTCGGTGGACCGGCAGGGTGATGATGTTCTTAATATGCCCCATTCACTACGGGCATTAGCAGCTGACATTGAAGGGAGGCGCCGACTCATATCTGAG ATTCGTCAAGTTCTGAATGCTATGCGCAGGGGTGAGAACTTACGAGCCGAG GATTATATGCTCTTTGACCCTTTCATATATCATGGCATGGCTGAGATGCACGACAGGCACAGAGACATGCGCCTTGATGTTGATAACATGTCTTACGAG GAACTGTTGGCACTGGAGGAACGTATAGGAGACGTTAGCACTGGACTGAGTGAGGAGACCATTGTGAAGTTAATGAAACAGCGAAAATTTCTCTCGGTAACAGCAGAATCCTCAGCAGATATGGAACCGTGCTGTGTCTGTCAG GAGGAATATAATGATGAGGATGATATTGGCACACTAGATTGTGGGCATGACTTCCACACCAAATGCATCAAGCAGTGGCTAATGCAGAAGAATCTGTGCCCGATTTGTAAAACGACAGCGTTGCTTACTTGA
- the LOC18767144 gene encoding U-box domain-containing protein 26, with protein MPGSLEPLDLGVQIPYHFRCPISLELMRDPVTVSTGQTYDRPSIESWVATGNTTCPVTRAPLSDFTLIPNHTLRRLIQDWCVANRSFGVERIPTPKQPADPTHIRHLLTQSASNSNPYPTRLSALRRLRGLARDLDKNRSTISSQNSREILVQLVFADTGSESSELTHEALALLVLFPLPESDCAAVASDPDRVAYLAQLVQHSSMEVRVNSAALIENVLAGSRTAELRAEISNVDEIHQGVVSILRNPIAYPRALKIGIKALFALCLVKQTRNKAVSAGAPETLINTLADFEKCDSERALATIELLCRVPDGCTAFAAHALTVPLLVKTILKISDRATEYAAGALLSLCSASEKSQNDAVAAGVLTQLLLLVQSDCTDRAKRKAQLLLKLLRDSWPEDSVGNSDDFVCSELVVPF; from the coding sequence ATGCCTGGGAGTTTAGAGCCGTTGGATTTGGGGGTGCAGATACCATACCACTTCAGGTGCCCCATATCGCTAGAGCTCATGCGCGACCCCGTTACGGTCAGCACCGGGCAGACCTACGACCGCCCCAGCATCGAGTCGTGGGTCGCCACGGGCAACACCACCTGCCCCGTCACGCGGGCCCCGCTCTCCGACTTCACTCTCATCCCCAACCACACCCTACGCCGCCTTATCCAGGATTGGTGCGTCGCCAACCGCTCTTTCGGCGTCGAGCGCATTCCCACTCCCAAACAGCCAGCTGACCCGACCCACATCCGCCATCTCCTCACCCAATCGGCGTCCAATTCCAACCCGTACCCGACCAGGCTCTCCGCCCTTCGCCGCCTACGTGGCCTCGCCCGCGACCTCGACAAGAACCGCTCCACCATCTCCTCCCAGAACTCCCGCGAAATCCTCGTTCAGCTCGTGTTCGCCGATACCGGCTCGGAATCTTCCGAGTTGACTCACGAGGCGCTCGCGCTTCTCGTTCTGTTCCCGCTCCCAGAGTCCGACTGCGCAGCGGTGGCGTCGGACCCGGACCGGGTAGCGTACCTGGCCCAGCTTGTTCAGCACTCGTCGATGGAGGTCCGAGTCAACTCGGCCGCGTTGATCGAGAACGTCCTGGCCGGGTCGCGGACGGCGGAGCTACGAGCTGAGATTAGCAATGTCGACGAAATCCACCAAGGCGTCGTTTCGATTCTCCGCAACCCAATCGCGTATCCCCGCGCGCTCAAAATCGGAATCAAGGCGCTCTTCGCCTTGTGCCTGGTGAAGCAGACCCGAAACAAGGCCGTATCGGCCGGAGCGCCTGAAACGCTCATCAACACCTTGGCCGACTTCGAGAAATGCGACTCGGAGCGAGCGCTGGCGACGATCGAGCTGCTCTGCAGAGTCCCCGACGGTTGCACGGCGTTTGCTGCTCACGCGCTGACGGTGCCGCTGTTGGTGAAGACGATACTGAAGATCTCGGACCGGGCGACGGAGTACGCTGCCGGAGCTCTGCTGTCGCTGTGCTCGGCGTCGGAGAAGagccaaaacgacgccgtggCGGCGGGCGTGTTGACGCAGCTGTTGCTGCTGGTGCAGAGTGATTGTACGGACCGGGCCAAGCGGAAGGCCCAGCTGCTGCTGAAGCTTCTTCGGGATTCGTGGCCCGAGGATTCAGTTGGGAATTctgatgattttgtttgcaGCGAGCTCGTAGTACCATTTTGA
- the LOC18767560 gene encoding caffeoyl-CoA O-methyltransferase 5 has protein sequence MATNGADQQNQAGRHQEVGHKSLLQSDALYQYILETSVYPREPESMKELREVTAKHPWNIMTTSADEGQFLNMLLKLINAKNTMEIGVFTGYSLLATALAIPDDGKILAMDINRENYDLGRPIIEKAGVAHKIDFREGPALPVLDQLVEDEKNHGSYDFIFVDADKDNYINYHKRLIDLVKVGGLIGYDNTLWNGSVVAPPDAPLRKYVRYYRDFVLELNKALAADPRIEICMLPVGDGITLCRRIK, from the exons ATGGCAACCAATGGAGCAGACCAGCAAAACCAGGCAGGGAGGCACCAAGAGGTTGGCCACAAGAGCCTCCTTCAAAGTGATGCACTTTACCAG TATATATTGGAGACAAGTGTGTACCCAAGAGAGCCTGAATCCATGAAGGAGCTCAGAGAAGTGACTGCAAAGCACCCATG gAACATCATGACCACATCAGCTGATGAAGGCCAGTTCTTGAACATGCTTCTCAAGCTCATCAATGCCAAGAACACCATGGAGATTGGGGTCTTCACTGGTTACTCCCTCCTTGCCACAGCTCTTGCCATTCCTGATGATGGAAAG ATCTTGGCCATGGACATAAATAGGGAAAACTATGACTTGGGTCGTCCAATTATCGAAAAAGCCGGCGTTGCCCACAAGATTGACTTCAGAGAAGGCCCTGCACTCCCAGTTCTCGACCAACTGGTCGAAGAT GAGAAGAATCATGGGTCATATGATTTCATCTTCGTGGACGCAGACAaggacaactacatcaactaccACAAGAGGCTAATTGACCTGGTGAAGGTTGGGGGTTTGATCGGCTACGACAACACCCTATGGAATGGCTCCGTGGTCGCGCCCCCTGATGCCCCGCTCCGCAAGTACGTTAGGTACTACAGGGACTTCGTGCTGGAGCTCAACAAGGCTCTAGCAGCTGACCCCAGAATTGAGATCTGTATGCTTCCAGTTGGCGATGGCATCACCCTCTGCCGTCGGATCAAATGA
- the LOC18766339 gene encoding transcription factor bHLH95, translated as MSEGETGGFSEGFLWENQSWANLSINSDNSGGAGDEDKNFGTKEETAVMGISTEGHNQVPPAPGKKRRGGGGVGKNGIIKGSTSPADKGKGTTGARDGGGGGESDDHEMHIWTERERRKKMRNMFANLHALLPQLPPKADKSTIVDEAVNYIKTLQQTLQKLQKQKLERLQGATTINFDPSILNPQNVAFGSREEFLANHGSAATINPSNSLLTSHCGPVNFQTWTTPNVVLNICGDEAQISVCCPKKAGLLSAICFVLEKYKLGVMSAHVSSDCNRSMYMIQAHARGAPDQFLDTFPADEIFKQAAAEIILMLS; from the exons ATGTCTGAAGGGGAAACAGGAGGATTCTCAGAAGGTTTTTTGTGGGAAAACCAGTCATGGGCTAATTTGTCAATTAATTCTGACAACTCAGGTGGTGCTGGTGATGAAGATAAAAATTTTGGGACCAAGGAGGAGACAGCTGTGATGGGAATTAGTACAGAAGGTCATAATCAGGTACCGCCTGCACCCGGTAAGAAGCGGAGGGGAGGAGGAGGTGTGGGGAAGAATGGGATAATCAAAGGAAGTACTAGTCCTGCTGACAAAGGAAAAGGTACAACTGGTGCacgtgatggtggtggtggtggtgagtcAGATGACCATGAGATGCATATTtggacagagagagaaaggaggaagaagatgaggaacATGTTTGCTAATCTTCATGCTTTGCTTCCTCAGCTTCCTCCTAAG GCTGACAAATCCACAATCGTAGATGAGGCAGTGAACTACATCAAAACCCTACAGCAGACTCTCCAGAagctacaaaaacaaaagctagAGAGGCTCCAAGGTGCCACAACCATCAATTTCGATCCATCAATTCTCAACCCGCAAAATGTTGCCTTTGGCTCGAGAGAGGAATTCTTAGCTAATCATGGCTCTGCTGCTACAATCAACCCTTCGAATTCACTCTTAACATCGCATTGTGGTCCTGTGAACTTTCAAACATGGACTACACCCAATGTCGTTTTGAACATCTGCGGCGATGAAGCGCAAATTAGTGTGTGCTGTCCAAAGAAGGCTGGCCTCCTTTCCGCCATATGCTTCGTCTTGGAGAAGTATAAACTTGGTGTGATGTCGGCTCATGTTTCCTCCGACTGCAATCGCAGCATGTACATGATTCAAGCACAT GCAAGAGGAGCTCCCGATCAGTTTCTGGATACATTTCCTGCAGATGAAATATTCAAGCAAGCTGCAGCAGAGATAATATTGATGCTCTCTTAA